GATACAtcttttgtcgaaatgcgcatctagtGTACATTGGTactgttaatgttattttaattaaataagatacaaacataattatattttctcttttttaccCCCGGATAATTACAGTATGCAACTTAATTCAAGGTAAACATTTGCatttcccatattttgactagcATCTAGAAATTAtcaatgagggtcgattgaactatattttaaaaaggaggATTATAGGTTCCCATTGATAAACTCCCCATTGTTATGTCGCAAAATCCCTGCAGAGCCTTAAACAAAATCTTTTCGTGTATATCAATGTTGGATTGAtatttctatcatatttttttattagaaagtTTCTGGTGACAATGAATGTATTACCAATAGTTTTAAGtggtgaaattgaaataatcccatcgtaatattttttcttttaattttactaaCGCCATCACCAGTTGATTGACCGTTACGGAATTCCGTTTTAGCAATGATAGCTGATATATTCGTAATGTCTGTTCTACAATCCTGTTCCTTTTTACCGAATCTGACCAATTCGGAGACACTAATGTCATCCTAGTTCTAGTAGGGTTTGTGTTTTGcgttatgtgtactattgtttgtctgtttgtctttttagttTATAGATTCTTTTTAACTAACTTACTTGTTTGAATGTCCATTTAAGTATCGTTCgccttttttatacatataagtAAGAGGCTTAGCTAGCAATACAACCAGGTTTTATCAATCCATCTGCGTGAGGGTCGACTATGGTAATTTCATTTACACTACGCTTGATACTGAGATTTAGAAGACATTGGGGAagaggaaaaaatataaaagtcgaATTTTGAAAGCAATAAATCCAGATTGTCACCAAGCAAATCTTGCATATCTGCGAGATATAGTTTATACTGTATTTATTAGACTTTTTATTTCGATTTAAACAGTTAAGTTGATACAATCATGATAATGTTTCATGCAGGCTTGTATTTTCggttaaaaaaagtacataaaGTTCAATGATCCAAAATCAATCTGAACTAgcaatttaacaaatgaatcAACGATTTTTGGTATTTGTTATATTAGAAAAATCCCTTgtgtaaatcaaataatgtGCACGACACGAATTGACTATAATTAGTTGTTCATTATTGTTATTCCACAAGGCCCATCATTTAgttgattatataaaaatacaaataaataaatattcattaatcTGTAGCTTAATTCTACCGGTTTATTGGTCTGATTAAATGTACTATTAcagttttgaatttgaatataaaaaaatgatgtttagGTCTAAAAGGAAATAACTTGTAACATTGTATAATGCAGTATGAATTTGTAATACGAAGatacaaagaaaacaatattcatTAATCTGTAGCTTAGATTTTCAGGTCTAAGAGGAAATAACTTGCTAccttgtatatttatattttatttaagaatcACACTATttacagtcaaactcatagattgaaaacaaactgacactgacaacgacatggctggACATTTATAGAcacacagacaaataatagaacaGAAGACACAAGGCAGAAAACCAATAATTAAGCAAACCGACCCCCCAAAAAACTAGGGggatctcagatgctccggaaaGATAATGCAGGCAcctaaaaatgtatattaaaatgcTATTATCCTCAAATAAATAACTTGCTATGGCATACAAGGGGTCCGGTCAATTGATATTGTATTCATAAAACTATTTTACCACAAAAAAAACGATTTCAAATACTTTCGCGAGTGTACTAATCATAATGGCGGCTAAAACGTGTGGTCCTTGATTAACAGAAATGTTAATACAGATTTCATATTGACTCATGTGTACATGCTGAGTAGTACAAAACTTGACtaaatattaatatcaataaaaaaaagcaaccaCGTACAACTAAATATTTCTAagtctgtttgatttcaaaGCATAGTTGACAGTACACAAAGATTTGTTGTTGTGGTATATTTTTCACTTGTAAGACTTACCCTAAATGAGCACATATCCCAAGGTTATGGTGTAGTTCGCGTTGATcggaatttatttttgtcagagctttttgtgtacttttgtctgtctgtccgtttgAACGTTCGTCCTTTTTAACCATATAATTGTCGATTTATTTTCGACAATTAAGTTTAAATGTCTATTTGGTATCTTGCGGCACTCTTTCACAGCTCTATGTGTGCGCTTCAAGTTGAAACAAATGTACTCTTTTCAAGTGTGTATCAAATGTTTTTCAAGTAACATGTGGCGCTGAAGAACCgtttaattaaatgttttttttctaattttgaccACTCATCCCATCGGGGAAACACATAAAGGGGAAATTTCCAATGCATGTCAACAGCATACTATTTATTAGAtgcaaattttgttatttaatatcaGTGAATTCACGTGACCGTGAAAGAGAACAATTCGAATACTGATCGCcatactttgttttatttctaacgGTAATTTATATACGTTGCAGGAATAtttgaatcaaataaatatgattaagtacaacaaataagaaaaaaacaacagatagCCTCGTTTGAGACGTTAACAACAACATTGCATTTATTGAAGTGTCGATACATATTATATTTGCAGGTGGCCTTTTTCCAATTAATATTGTCTATTTAATTTGGAAGAACGACCTTTGGTCGCCATTTCCACCTGACGTCTACCTAATGGGGAAATACCACCTGAGATCGCCATATCCACTTGCTGTCTCCATCTACCTACAGTATTTATTCCCCTGATCATATCGGCTGCTTTCTCTGCTATCATTATAGCTGGAGCATGTGGATCGCCAGCAATCTGGTTCCTCATCACTGATGCGTCAACAACACGTAAATTCTGTATACCTTTAACCCTAAAATATAAACAGACAACAATCAGTATTTCATGTTCTATTTATGTGGCAGTGgcagtctgcctaagaatcaggcagttgtgaaaacatgaccaaacaagaatgtgtccacaatacacggatgccccagtcgcactatcattttctatgtttagtggaccgtgaaattagaataaattctctaatttggcattaaatttagaATGATATTATCAAAGCGAACATGTacacaaagtttcaagttgattggacttccactttatcaaaaactaccttgaccaaacacttaaacatgaaatttgcactttcattttctatgttcaatgaactgtaaaattggggttaaaactctaattttgaccaaaaactttaactcgAAGCGGGACGGACGAACAatggcacagaccagaaaacatattgcccctctactatcgtaggtggggcataaaaaaaccACACcatttgacattgattttagtcataatatctagttatgcataaaaacaatatgcatttccattttctgttctgctaatagaagatacaatttggttaaaatgcactagaaattaataaataaggggagataactatgtaatttgctatcattttaaccaattttataaccaagttattttatattaccacacacacacaaacaaaagaCTAATACTTTTTAACTCAGGATTATGGTTAGTATTGAATAGCATGATTAGCTCGGTGGGTTTTTtctaatcatgttttaatttttacctaaattgcttgattcttacaaagactggcacttattAATCTAAAGATGAAATCACttaagaatatttatatttcattcaaCTTCACCAGGCACCTTTCTGATAATCTTTATGAAACAATAATTATATCTATGCGGTGGGTGTAATAAAATCGAAAGATAATTGATTCTCATTgacatttgtgtattttttttctcccgATATTTGAGTCTAATGTGTATATGCGATCGGCTGCTCTACGAAGGACACACTgaagtatttaaattttatttaatcaaatttagaGCAATAAGATCAAAGATATCTAATAACTATCGATATGATATTTTCACGAATCCTTAAGGGTTGGAACAAAATATTACCTCAATTCAGGATCAACTACTGCTGTTGGGTCATTTATATTTCCCATTCTGTTGGTACAGCAAGCATGATATATATGATGACTAAAATGATGTAACATACATCTCCAGTACTCATCAGAATCAAACTGTTGTTGGCATACTCCTCCGAAGTCTCTTCGTACAAATCTAGGCATGATCCGCCCAAATGATTGGGTAGACACAAGTCGTTGTACCAGTCTTATTCCTGAAGTTATAGAAACAAGAAGATATGTCGAAACTACCAAAAAGGCACCGCTTGCGGTTAAATCTTGAAGTTATTTTTCCATGTGTGCAAATTTGTAAATGAGAATctgtataaatgttatttcaaagaaatgtagaaattaaacaaaccTTAAATTTGACACAAATCAGTCGAGCAGAATTTAAGTTTTCGTATGATTTCATGGTTTACCACTGAGTCGAAACTACTACTGGTAGACGTTTCACCCCCGAGGGTTTCACcggcccagtagtcaacacctGGCTGTTGACATgattatcaataatgtggtcattttaataaatttcctgttaacaaaacttcgaatttttcgaaaaaaaaataaggatttccTATCCCAGTCATTGATTAACTttaccgtatttggcacatctttTGAAtattggatcctcaatgcttttcaataaTGCCCTTGTTcggctttatgaatattttgatatgagcgtcactgacgagtcttaagtagacaaaacgcgcgtgaAACAGTTGTACAAAGAACAACGTATAATATTACACACGTAATCACTATGTGATAATTGCTATAgattaatatgtaaaaaaaagctaAATTACTGTAAAAGAAGTATTGACCACAATTTACCTCGTATCAGTGTATCTACGTCATTACTTGTTGCTAAGTGATTTGGAATAATTAATGGTTCCGCCCGTGGATTGGTTGAAGCTAATCGAATAGTGCCTCTACTTTCAGGTCGTATCAGTAATGGAAACAAGTTGAATCCAGATGAATCGGCATTTTGCACTTGATTTCTAATTACCTAAATATAAAGTGCATTCAGAATTGTAACCTTTAAAACCAGAAGACTTTTTGATATTGATGTAATTGGGTCATCACAGCAACGCCTAACCAAACAAAACCTTTCGTTGTATTAAGTATATGACCGATCCATTTTGCAGAAATAAATCTATTAGATTaagtttaagtttgtttttcgcaatgtgtatttaaaaataGCTACCATCTGACGTTAACAATGTATACGCTTGTTCAGAGATTATAAGCTAGTTTAGAGAATATAAGCTTGTTTAGAGATAATAAGCTCGTTTGGAGATGATAAACTTGTTCAGAGATTATAAGCTAGTTTAGAGAATATATTTAGTTAAAACAAAGATTTCGCAAGAGGAAGGTGTACGTATGTGTACCATACGataaattgttaatataaatgaaaatgagaaACTACAAGTGTTACTCACATCAGGTCGGAAATTAAATTTGAACCCATTCTCGACAGTTGCTTCGTCAGATGCATAACTTAAACCAAATATCCAAATATCTGGATAGTTCAAAGGTAAACTTGGAGATGGTCCTGTTCTTGCAAACAATGTTCCGTCTGCACCAGCTCGAGATAAAACTCCTGCAAAGTATTGATTAATTATTCCTCAAGATAAGaaagaacaaattttataatcctgtaattgattttttagaagaaaaaaaaacaagtaaatatATAGTATACATTGTAAGGATATATACGTTGCTTTCAACTATAGCTTATTGTTAACCGTTAATTTGTTAATGTTTACGCTATCTGTAAGTGTTGCCACTTTTTCTGCAAATCCAGAATAGAAATCGGGTTTTTCATAGCGAGACATGAGTTAAGAAGAATATAGGTATTGCTATACAATAGTTTTTCTTTGTAACGTAATATATATAAGACGACTGTAGAGGCCATCACAACAGATAATGGTATTATGCCAACCAGTAATAGTGTTATACAATGGAAATACTCTGTTGGTCTGCTGTTTGGACAggttgttgtgtctttgacagattctcaatttcaattctcaattttactctCGCTATTCGCTAATGTCTAAAATTCTTCATTGTATACTAATTGAACAATGACAGGATAACTAAAAAAGTGTAGTTAACACTAATAGAAACAAGAATATGTGGCCATCTTACATTTATGTTACCACACCCTTTTTACTAGTAACTTACGTTCCAGTATACCGATTTGTGAAATCGGtttcaaaatgataatttgaCATGTTCATTGTGCATTGCACTACAattatcacaatgaaaataacaGCTAACATAAAAGTAGTTCCAAAGCACATGAGTGTATCAAAACATGTTGGTCTTCTCAATTCATTGAAGGAGGGGAGTTTTTCcctttaaaattgagaatggaattccTTTGCACATCTTTGTCGTCCCGTTTTAATATCCACGTAATTTGTTGCTTCTTTTTGAAAGTACCTGTTTTCGATACGAGCCATTCCGCCATATTTGCAGGACTGCTTAATTTGTCTGAGGAGTATGTTATATTTGCATCAATGGTGTAATGCATTAATATCGTTAGCTGATCCTGTAAATTATTCCCAACAGGCAAGTCTGACTCAACTGGTATCtgacaaacaacaacaaatatgtatatgCCACTCTGATAACAGGGGGTCTTGATCTGGGTTCACagtatatagaaataatttgCAAGAAGCAGAATGAAtggacaaataaaataaagcatgataaagaatagagaaatgAAGAAATCACTCCAGACCCTGATATACCATTATTTTGACGCGttatcaatctttttttttatgtgctGTTTGAACGGAGGTTATCTGTATCAATGTGACACGaaacttataaaattatttcctgTGCTTACTTTTAACGTTTCCATTACACACTCGATTCGatatacacatgtacatgtacatgatatttGATTTGCTAAATATATGTAGTAAGTACTACTGAtgaatacatttacatgtacttgtatagaagagggacaaaaggtaccagagggacagtcagactcataaatcaaaaataaactgacaacgccatggctaaaaatgaaaaaggcaaacagacaaacaatagaacacatgacacaacataaaaaactaaagaataagcaattCGAACctaaccaaaaactaggggtattctcatgtgctccggaagggtaagcagatcctgctccacacaggagtataaataaaacaagtataCTGACATAAGTCGTGTTATTAGGAAGTAAGTGGACATCGAAAAAATCTGAAACGCATAAATTATGTTATATACATGCATCCTAGTGTCAAAAGATTATTGTATTCCAAGAAATCAATATCATACGTATTCAAAgtatattaaaatacaataacacTAGAAagcctaaaatataaaaaaaagaagatgtagtatgattgacGATGATATAgatctccacaaaagaccaaaatgacagagacattaacaactataggtcctCGTATGACCTTACAGAATGTTCAAAggccataccgcatagtcaccaataaaagaccccgaaatgacaaacgTGAAATAATAAAAAGCTATATATAGATTACTTACCCCAAACCTGCTCAAGTGAGGTGCTGGTCCGATTCCGGACAACATAAGTATTTGAGGCGTATTAATAATTCCCGCCGACAGAATAACTTCTTTGTTGGCAAATAACTGTAACCTTCTTCCATTCTTCAGAACTTCGACACCTACAGCACGGCCGTCTCGGATGATTATCTA
The nucleotide sequence above comes from Mytilus trossulus isolate FHL-02 chromosome 5, PNRI_Mtr1.1.1.hap1, whole genome shotgun sequence. Encoded proteins:
- the LOC134717745 gene encoding L-sorbose 1-dehydrogenase-like — translated: MSKTELHFGGGTSGAVLASRLSEGPDSVLLVEAGRSDLENENVPVPAYAANIQLTQDDWNYYSVPQQRTGLAMNDRREYWPRGKILGGCSSTGYSTHHRGSVIDYNEWAAEGATGWSYRDVLPYFLKSEDMQIPALTQSPFHSTGGPLTITTGASTPVHNFFQAASSELAYQTIDCNGPDSIGFCPLQNNIRDGERCSSVSCFLRRVIGRPNLQVSVNTLGSKIIIRDGRAVGVEVLKNGRRLQLFANKEVILSAGIINTPQILMLSGIGPAPHLSRFGIPVESDLPVGNNLQDQLTILMHYTIDANITYSSDKLSSPANMAEWLVSKTGVLSRAGADGTLFARTGPSPSLPLNYPDIWIFGLSYASDEATVENGFKFNFRPDVIRNQVQNADSSGFNLFPLLIRPESRGTIRLASTNPRAEPLIIPNHLATSNDVDTLIRGIRLVQRLVSTQSFGRIMPRFVRRDFGGVCQQQFDSDEYWRCMLHHFSHHIYHACCTNRMGNINDPTAVVDPELRVKGIQNLRVVDASVMRNQIAGDPHAPAIMIAEKAADMIRGINTVGRWRQQVDMAISGGISPLGRRQVEMATKGRSSKLNRQY